The following proteins come from a genomic window of Vicinamibacterales bacterium:
- a CDS encoding IS3 family transposase (programmed frameshift) has translation MKKKRFSVEQITAVLRQADQGVPVGDLCRKLGVSEQSFYRWKKVYGSLQPSEARELKQLRDEVTKLKRLVADLSLDKVMLQDVNPKKVLKPVKQREVAKYLMGHYDVSARRACRVIRATRSSTYYTTRRDPLTALRQRMRELAQTRVRFGYRRLRILLQREGWAVGKERFYRVYTEEGLALRRKRPWRHATAVHREQRRPATARNDIWSMDFVADELTDGRRFRTLTVLDLFTRQCLDIAVGRGLTGQDVVAALERLRFDRGLPQRIYCDNGSEFVGAAMDLWAYTNKVMLDFSRRGKPTDNAAIESFNGRFRDECLNVHWFESLEDASTKIEAWRKDYNANHPHRALKGLSPSEYARKAMEPSAESL, from the exons GTGAAGAAGAAGCGTTTTTCGGTTGAGCAAATCACCGCGGTGCTAAGGCAAGCGGACCAGGGCGTCCCGGTCGGCGACCTGTGCCGCAAACTCGGGGTCTCGGAGCAGAGCTTCTACCGCTGGAAGAAGGTCTACGGCAGTCTGCAGCCGAGTGAGGCCCGCGAGTTGAAGCAGTTGCGCGACGAGGTCACGAAGCTGAAGCGCCTGGTCGCGGATCTCTCCCTGGACAAAGTCATGCTCCAGGACGTGA ATCCAAAAAAAGTTCTGAAACCCGTCAAGCAGCGCGAAGTGGCGAAATACTTGATGGGACACTACGACGTCAGTGCACGCCGCGCGTGCCGCGTGATCCGCGCGACGCGATCGTCGACGTACTACACGACGCGGCGCGACCCGCTCACGGCCTTGCGGCAGCGGATGCGCGAGCTGGCCCAGACGCGGGTGCGGTTCGGCTACCGACGCCTGCGGATCCTGCTCCAACGAGAAGGCTGGGCGGTCGGCAAAGAGCGCTTTTATCGGGTGTACACCGAGGAAGGTCTGGCGCTGCGGCGGAAGCGACCGTGGCGGCACGCCACGGCGGTGCATCGCGAGCAGCGGCGCCCGGCGACCGCCAGGAACGACATTTGGAGCATGGACTTCGTCGCCGACGAGCTCACGGATGGACGGCGCTTCCGCACGTTGACGGTGCTGGATCTCTTCACCCGCCAGTGCCTCGACATCGCCGTCGGACGCGGGCTCACCGGACAGGATGTGGTGGCCGCGCTCGAGCGGCTCCGCTTCGATCGGGGCTTGCCCCAGCGGATCTACTGCGACAACGGCAGCGAGTTCGTCGGGGCCGCCATGGATCTGTGGGCGTATACGAACAAGGTCATGCTGGACTTCAGTCGCCGCGGCAAGCCGACCGACAACGCCGCGATCGAGTCCTTCAATGGCCGCTTTCGCGATGAGTGCCTGAACGTGCACTGGTTCGAATCCCTGGAGGATGCATCGACGAAGATCGAGGCCTGGCGGAAAGACTACAATGCGAATCATCCTCACCGAGCTCTCAAGGGCCTCAGCCCCAGTGAATACGCTCGGAAAGCGATGGAACCCTCTGCAGAGTCACTCTAG
- a CDS encoding transposase — MAFARGVQLDFIRTGKPVENTLIESFDRRLRDECLNVHQFTSIEDAKEKIEAWRVDYNERRPHGSLSHLTPDEYARQRRSSLTAEGSFL; from the coding sequence TTGGCCTTCGCGCGCGGTGTGCAGCTGGATTTCATTCGAACAGGGAAACCCGTGGAAAATACCCTCATCGAATCATTCGACAGACGGCTGCGTGACGAGTGCTTGAACGTGCACCAATTCACGTCCATCGAGGATGCCAAGGAGAAGATCGAAGCCTGGCGGGTCGACTACAATGAGCGCCGCCCGCACGGCTCGCTTAGCCATCTGACACCGGACGAGTACGCACGGCAACGCCGGAGTTCACTGACCGCTGAAGGCTCTTTTCTCTAG
- a CDS encoding tetratricopeptide repeat protein, with translation MRSLIALALAFLSLAPTLSAQSVSPGDRERSRAQNRLGWEQMRSESFEQAVKHFQEAVAIDPEFEMPFYGLGRAHIALKQYVSAISALSRCRDLYRAQVGRQFSNQQEAQRYRSNRIVELDEMVRQVQSGPQTTQAQDQLRQLQEQRRQLQDIIARGNSVTIEAAVPAWVSLSLGSAYFRSGKIADAEREYKAAIEADRRSGEAHSNLAVVYLETGRLVEAEEALRAAKKAGFKVNPQLEQAIKDKKNARP, from the coding sequence ATGCGCAGCCTAATCGCCCTCGCCCTTGCGTTCCTGAGCCTCGCCCCGACGTTGTCGGCCCAGTCCGTGTCGCCCGGGGATCGCGAGAGGTCGCGCGCGCAGAACCGCCTCGGCTGGGAACAGATGCGCAGCGAGTCATTCGAGCAGGCCGTCAAGCACTTCCAGGAGGCGGTCGCGATCGACCCCGAGTTTGAGATGCCCTTCTACGGCTTGGGTCGCGCGCACATCGCGCTCAAGCAGTATGTCTCAGCCATCTCGGCCCTGTCGCGATGCCGCGATCTGTATCGGGCGCAGGTTGGCCGCCAGTTCTCGAACCAGCAAGAGGCTCAACGCTATCGCAGTAATCGCATCGTTGAGCTCGACGAAATGGTCCGGCAAGTGCAGTCCGGTCCGCAGACCACTCAGGCGCAAGACCAACTCCGGCAGCTGCAGGAACAAAGGCGCCAACTCCAAGACATAATCGCTCGGGGCAATAGTGTCACCATCGAAGCGGCCGTGCCGGCGTGGGTGTCGTTGTCTCTCGGCAGCGCGTACTTTCGCTCGGGCAAGATCGCCGACGCCGAACGCGAATACAAGGCCGCAATCGAGGCCGACCGCCGGTCTGGCGAAGCACACAGTAACCTCGCTGTGGTGTATCTCGAAACGGGACGTCTCGTGGAGGCCGAAGAGGCTTTGAGGGCCGCCAAGAAGGCCGGCTTCAAGGTGAACCCGCAACTCGAGCAGGCGATCAAGGACAAGAAGAACGCTCGTCCATGA
- a CDS encoding beta-ketoacyl synthase N-terminal-like domain-containing protein: protein MPSPSQSATQVVILGAARTPIGKFGGAFKNVHAAELGAVAARAALARAGVTADDIHEVLMGHGRPAGVGPNAARQVGHRAGVPHTAPAYTINKACAGGMQAVASGAQSILLGESDVALADGIENTSPEPFPIDAADVPRVTRHVMVQPVDGH, encoded by the coding sequence ATGCCCTCCCCATCCCAGTCAGCCACGCAGGTCGTGATTCTGGGCGCCGCCCGCACCCCAATCGGCAAGTTTGGTGGCGCCTTCAAGAACGTGCACGCGGCGGAGCTCGGCGCCGTGGCGGCGAGGGCGGCGTTGGCGCGCGCCGGAGTGACCGCCGACGACATTCACGAAGTGCTAATGGGGCACGGCCGCCCCGCCGGTGTCGGCCCCAACGCGGCTCGCCAGGTCGGGCACCGCGCCGGTGTGCCGCACACGGCGCCGGCCTACACCATCAACAAGGCGTGCGCGGGCGGCATGCAGGCGGTGGCGTCGGGCGCGCAGAGCATCCTGCTGGGCGAATCGGACGTCGCCCTCGCTGACGGCATCGAGAACACGAGCCCCGAGCCATTCCCGATCGACGCGGCCGACGTGCCGCGGGTCACGCGACACGTCATGGTTCAACCCGTCGATGGGCATTGA
- a CDS encoding TonB-dependent receptor — protein MAAPAWAQEQRGSIEGVVKDASGAVLPGATVEADNNGRVTSTVTDSVGVYRFPSLAPGNYRVSANLQGFVAKEVFEVRVGLGQIKKVDFALPLAGVAESVTVTAETPLVDVRQSARQTNIRAEQLELLPQGRDFTTLVTQAPGANNESKLGGLSIDGASAGENRYIIDGIETTDIQDGTSGTNLIADFVEEVQVKSSGYTAEFGGATGGVINVITKSGTNNFTGTAGFQFQGSSLAGARRPTLRSSLTTPATAAEYVSYPKDDETRIEPGFAVGGPVAKNRAWFFGAYQPAITSTDRIVSTSTAVNPSASAFNEDQKITTHNVTGNLTTQLSDNMRGRVAYNNSWRKEDGLLPLLAGTDAAGTNYSKSTTFPNYSVSGNLDWVVSPKVFFGIKGGYRFSDVSDENVPEIARIIFSTGNNLAFPEVPASLRQSTGYQNIPSNTKITRDQQTRLYFQADGTVYGNLGGAHQVKFGVQYDRLGNNVLSGEANNLVRLRWGTQLVSNDPTTRGTYGYYQVRSNGVNPKQGFITEGDIHMNVLGLFIQDAWTINNKLTVNLGVRTEQEKVPTYTTGADIPEFGVEFGFATKLAPRAGFAYDVKGDGKWKVSGSWGVFYDIFKLELPRGSFGGDKWLEYYYTLDTFDYTNLTASANCPPACPGRLLRGPVDFRHPSFGSDAIDPDLKPMKQQEATFGLDHQFNDVMALGVRYVHKQVDRGIEDTGSLDAQSNEIYIIANPGEGLAALAHPGVALPKPVRDYDSVEVAFDKRMADHWYLRTSYLWSRLYGNYSGLSQSDENGRTSPNVGRLYDYPLMMFADGGKAVLGPLPTDRPHQFKTQFIYQFGFGTSVGLNQYVASGLPVTREIGIYPPNTLPVQYLGRGSDGRTPIYSQTDLLVQHGFKVGGREVQLSLNVLNLLNQDTAVGKYSTYQYSGGVIPDEDAFYGGRQTLASLITSQGVAKDPRFLMDNGFQLPIQARVGVKFLF, from the coding sequence TTGGCTGCTCCCGCATGGGCGCAGGAACAGCGTGGCTCGATCGAAGGCGTCGTCAAAGACGCTTCCGGCGCCGTGCTGCCGGGTGCCACCGTCGAAGCTGATAACAATGGTCGCGTCACTTCGACGGTGACCGACTCAGTTGGCGTCTACCGCTTCCCGTCCCTCGCTCCCGGCAACTACCGCGTGAGCGCGAACCTCCAGGGCTTCGTGGCCAAGGAAGTGTTCGAGGTCCGCGTGGGCCTGGGCCAGATCAAGAAGGTTGACTTCGCGCTGCCGCTCGCCGGCGTCGCCGAGTCGGTCACCGTCACCGCGGAAACCCCGTTGGTGGACGTGCGCCAGAGCGCGCGCCAGACCAACATCCGCGCCGAGCAGCTCGAGTTGCTGCCTCAGGGCCGCGACTTCACGACGCTGGTCACCCAGGCGCCCGGCGCCAACAACGAGTCGAAGCTCGGCGGTCTCTCGATCGACGGCGCCAGCGCCGGTGAGAACCGCTACATCATCGACGGCATCGAGACCACTGACATTCAGGACGGCACTTCGGGGACGAACCTGATCGCCGACTTCGTGGAAGAAGTGCAGGTAAAGTCCAGTGGATACACCGCAGAGTTTGGCGGCGCGACGGGCGGCGTCATCAACGTGATCACGAAGAGCGGAACGAACAACTTCACCGGCACGGCTGGCTTCCAGTTCCAGGGCAGTTCCCTGGCGGGAGCACGGCGTCCGACACTGCGATCCAGCCTCACTACTCCCGCAACCGCGGCGGAGTATGTCAGCTATCCGAAGGACGATGAGACTCGAATCGAGCCGGGGTTCGCCGTGGGCGGTCCAGTGGCGAAGAACCGGGCCTGGTTCTTCGGCGCCTACCAGCCGGCCATCACCAGCACCGACCGAATCGTGAGCACGTCGACGGCAGTCAACCCGTCGGCGAGCGCGTTCAACGAGGACCAGAAGATCACCACGCACAACGTCACCGGCAACCTCACGACGCAGCTGAGCGATAACATGCGCGGGCGCGTGGCCTACAACAACAGCTGGCGGAAGGAAGACGGGCTTCTCCCGTTGTTGGCGGGCACCGATGCGGCCGGCACCAACTATTCCAAGAGCACCACCTTCCCGAACTACTCCGTGTCGGGAAACTTGGACTGGGTCGTGTCGCCCAAGGTATTCTTCGGCATCAAGGGCGGTTATCGCTTCTCTGATGTGTCTGACGAGAACGTCCCGGAGATTGCACGCATCATCTTCTCCACCGGCAACAACCTCGCGTTCCCAGAGGTACCGGCCAGCCTGCGGCAATCGACCGGCTACCAGAACATCCCGTCCAACACCAAGATTACGCGCGATCAGCAGACGCGCCTGTACTTCCAGGCTGACGGCACCGTGTACGGCAACCTGGGTGGTGCCCACCAAGTGAAGTTCGGTGTTCAGTACGACCGCCTTGGCAACAACGTGCTGAGCGGCGAAGCGAACAACCTCGTGCGGCTCCGCTGGGGTACACAGCTGGTGTCGAACGACCCGACAACGCGTGGCACCTACGGCTACTATCAGGTGCGTAGCAACGGCGTGAACCCGAAACAGGGGTTCATCACCGAGGGCGACATCCACATGAACGTGCTGGGGCTCTTCATCCAGGACGCGTGGACCATCAACAACAAGCTGACCGTGAACCTCGGCGTGCGCACCGAACAGGAGAAGGTGCCCACTTACACGACCGGCGCTGATATTCCAGAATTCGGCGTCGAGTTCGGCTTCGCCACGAAGTTGGCGCCGCGCGCTGGCTTCGCCTATGACGTCAAGGGCGACGGCAAGTGGAAGGTCTCCGGTTCGTGGGGTGTCTTCTATGACATCTTCAAGCTCGAGCTGCCTCGCGGCTCGTTCGGCGGCGACAAGTGGCTCGAGTACTACTACACGCTCGACACTTTCGACTATACGAACCTGACGGCGAGCGCCAACTGCCCGCCCGCTTGCCCAGGACGACTGCTCCGTGGCCCGGTGGACTTCCGTCACCCGTCGTTCGGCTCCGACGCGATCGACCCGGACCTGAAGCCGATGAAACAACAGGAAGCGACCTTCGGCCTCGATCACCAGTTTAACGACGTCATGGCCCTCGGCGTCCGCTACGTTCACAAGCAGGTGGACCGCGGCATTGAGGACACCGGCTCCCTCGACGCCCAGTCCAACGAGATCTACATCATCGCCAATCCGGGCGAGGGCCTGGCGGCGCTGGCTCATCCAGGCGTTGCGCTCCCGAAGCCGGTTCGCGACTACGACAGCGTCGAAGTGGCGTTCGACAAGCGGATGGCCGACCACTGGTACCTTCGGACGAGCTACCTCTGGAGCCGGTTGTATGGCAACTACTCTGGCCTCTCGCAGTCTGACGAGAACGGCCGCACCAGCCCCAACGTAGGTCGACTCTATGACTATCCGTTGATGATGTTCGCTGATGGCGGCAAGGCCGTCCTGGGTCCGCTGCCCACCGATCGCCCGCATCAGTTCAAGACACAGTTCATTTACCAGTTCGGCTTCGGCACGAGCGTCGGGCTGAACCAGTACGTGGCCAGTGGCTTGCCGGTGACGCGCGAAATCGGCATTTACCCTCCTAACACACTGCCCGTGCAGTACCTGGGACGAGGGAGCGACGGCCGCACGCCGATTTACTCGCAAACCGACTTGCTCGTACAGCACGGGTTCAAGGTCGGTGGACGCGAAGTGCAATTGAGCCTCAATGTGCTGAACTTGCTCAACCAGGACACGGCGGTCGGGAAGTATTCGACCTATCAGTACAGCGGTGGCGTGATTCCTGATGAGGACGCGTTCTACGGCGGCCGTCAGACGCTGGCCTCCTTGATCACCTCGCAAGGTGTGGCAAAGGATCCGCGCTTCCTGATGGACAATGGCTTCCAGTTGCCCATTCAGGCACGCGTGGGCGTGAAGTTCCTGTTCTAA